One Thunnus thynnus chromosome 18, fThuThy2.1, whole genome shotgun sequence genomic region harbors:
- the nhsl1b gene encoding NHS-like protein 1 isoform X1, translated as MPFHQRSIEPRRVSRLSARDGWIPGDETGRRKLRKPVLFSSLDEVSCHTLTSIIYQLSDLSRHASDIFLGIEMEAGMVFRRSCRIQGRLHNLQGEVRKLDPKKIQIPVSNLDEESKWTVHYTAPWHQQENVFLPGSRPPCVEDLHRQAKVNLKTALRECDKLRKDGFRSSQYYSQGPTFSDPLQSTSSLQDEEDDENDKKSTASSVEDDKSQLSMRPQTPQGGGEEREVLEVDGKVVWTKSAPLPTPEEKMRQTAKAVPTDIVAINVTGAVFDRQASIRRSLINTDTVSRRPKKVKRRKTISGLPDNFNQELAAKGRGGELRPHSMFIPGQYSTLGRVGSVNSTLRRSQTRDSGCQTEEVKIVPPSMRRIRAQRGQGIAAQMAGISASSSTGSISISSSDSSGILMLPHQFNGDPSRFHSLPRQGARVSLSADPIYSSTPIKSEEQTTPHRQIGKLQVDNTVVHMRNAPRTGTLPRPKSQEVRGTQSSEWGGGPACVVSPHAAYSTSLIPNATLSSSSEVITLNTSGQLSHSPVSAYPTVRPLSVASSTNTDPLISSPAAFTQSSTCPALATSTPTHTPHDSGLIAAAPASESGHSDSSAHSHRTLAPTPPSCLTEEQWIYDTPENVAVPHRTLTSSCSTPINQLYSSLELSSRTTTDSSSLYSQDNDGYYTSMHVDSGLRSRSHGSGHGAAAGRAARHSMYECREMANQEDSGSLYSDRSLSRSISLRKSKKPPLPPARTDSLKRKPGAKKPLGGISAISGANGPNGAMLNETLIASLQQSLQMGLRGGKGCASPSSPSHSPSSDYDDPWVLRPRSQSSISAGSSAASLVANANCGGVSNVYSLCHVTPAHSDTSSLRSDYADSWGYYMDYPRTHGDQRAQTPLAHATDNMSAGPHPGELQNGGEIHSNSRGPGAPGQEGGLAVKPKTATSSPDRVHRLTSPSSGYSSQSNTPTAGTPVPSLVRSMSPSSSRPKPKVPERKSSLLSSVSMSSSSTSLSSNTSDSLKSSGPPPPPPPPLPLSSSSAPNTPLGPPPPFPPPLPPNSGSPTPLPAPPVTPQGPTLSPPPPCCTSPEFPPPPSPETLIHPSLSFNGSFSPPPPPPPPVPTMGPPPPPPPPAFIPPSSFPSAVKATKDAPKPAVSNSPTKSPKPLITPFALQSVQLRSVKRTEKEIDSKTDNTTAQETGMDLIKGLKPQTLGKSHSQEHPTGLTQFTFSPEEDSRNSSPSPVSKLLEDFSLDCSITDDTPDCAVYNGIPEDESCFLLNGKEKEALPSPSQSSQSSPVKQPPAISKKPLFFVPPFNPQPIKEQVPSPHEDTNSLSRTEDQIDAPQRQVTEEEKERKSEQQEEEDKETLAESSETSTEIQDESQITASASQDTSLDQELRTDGEDHEEEEEDGDGTSSTTGSISSREDDTGDVFDSSTAESSPAPSANGASEENMVTPTPTRTRTTEDLFAAIHRGGVQWVGESLLERSKRKVLGRRESEEEKSRGGSHSQSPPVTPTSVSPSPVTSLPRQTGSIQRNLRKSSTSSDTFKALLLKKGSRSETSFRMSATEMLRSTDPRSQRTRSESSLDAPAASASSPTAPHSPCTSPGRGKRATDEWSRYEALALSSPTSSSSFSMSGKYGRSRTPPSAASSKYNARSRILSSPMTVICEREGELAESEYGDTAESPTLPVLQDSNGTLSEESRS; from the exons cgGTGTCTAACCTGGATGAGGAGAGCAAGTGGACGGTTCACTACACAGCTCCGTGGCACCAACAGGAGAACGTCTTCTTACCAGGCAGCAGGCCGCCCTGCGTAGAAGACCTGCACCGCCAGGCCAAAGTCAACCTGAAGACCGCCCTGCGAG AATGTGACAAGTTGAGGAAAGATGGTTTTCGGAGCTCCCAGTACTACTCTCAGGGTCCCACTTTTTCTGACCCACTACAGTCCACCAGCAGCCtgcaggatgaggaggatgatgagaaTGATAAGAAG TCTACAGCTTCGTCAGTGGAGGATGACAAATCTCAGCTGTCCATGAGGCCCCAGACCCCGCAGGGAGGCGGCGAGGAAAGGGAGGTGTTAGAGGTTGACGGAAAGGTGGTATGGACCAAATCCGCACCCCTCCCCACCCCGGAGGAGAAGATGAGGCAGACGGCGAAAGCCGTGCCCACAGACATAGTTGCCATCAACGTCACAG GGGCAGTGTTTGACCGACAGGCGAGCATCCGGCGCTCCCTCATTAACACTGACACCGTGTCCCGCCGGCCCAAGAAGGTCAAACGCAGAAAGACTATATCAGGGCTGCCTGACAACTTCAACCAAGAGCTAG CAGCAAAAGGACGCGGCGGAGAGCTCCGGCCGCATTCCATGTTCATCCCAGGACAGTATTCCACTTTGGGCCGAGTTGGAAGTGTCAACTCAACGCTCCGACGTTCCCAGACGCGAGACTCGGGCTGCCAGACAGAAGAAGTGAAGATTGTACCCCCGTCTATGAGAAGAATTCGGGCTCAGAGAGGGCAGGGGATCGCTGCTCAGATGGCCGGCatctctgcttcctcctctaCAGGAAGCATATCCATCTCCAGCAGTGACAGCTCCGGGATCTTGATGCTGCCACATCAGTTTAACGGAGACCCTTCCCGTTTTCACAGTCTGCCCCGACAGGGTGCCAGGGTGTCCCTCAGTGCTGATCCCATCTACAGCAGCACCCCCATAAAGTCAGAGGAACAAACTACACCCCATAGGCAAATTGGAAAGCTTCAGGTTGACAACACAGTTGTGCACATGAGGAATGCCCCAAGGACAGGCACCCTGCCCAGGCCCAAGTCTCAGGAGGTGAGGGGGACGCAGTCCAGTGAGTGGGGTGGTGGTCCAGCTTGTGTGGTCTCCCCACATGCTGCCTATTCCACCTCACTCATCCCCAATGCCACCCTTTCTAGCTCATCTGAGGTCATCACCCTCAACACCTCCGGTCAGCTTTCCCACTCCCCAGTCTCAGCTTACCCCACAGTTCGACCACTAAGTGTAGCTTCCTCCACCAACACCGACCCCCTGATCTCCAGTCCTGCAGCATTCACCCAAAGCTCCACCTGTCCAGCCTTGGCCACATCCACCCCTACTCACACACCACACGATAGTGGTCTGATTGCAGCAGCACCTGCCAGTGAGTCAGGGCACTCGGACAGCAGCGCACACAGTCACAGGACCTTGGCCCCCACGCCACCATCCTGTCTGACAGAAGAGCAGTGGATCTACGACACACCAGAAAACGTGGCTGTCCCGCACCGCACTCTGACCTCCAGCTGTTCCACTCCTATCAACCAGCTGTACAGCAGTCTGGAGCTATCCTCCAGGACCACTACTGACTCCAGCTCCCTCTATTCCCAGGACAACGATGGATATTACACCTCCATGCATGTCGACTCAGGCCTGCGCTCACGCAGCCATGGCAGCGGGCACGGGGCAGCAGCTGGACGGGCGGCCAGACACAGCATGTACGAGTGCCGCGAGATGGCCAATCAGGAAGACTCTGGAAGCTTGTACAGTGACCGCTCTCTATCCCGCAGCATCTCCCTCCGCAAATCCAAGAAGCCCCCGCTGCCCCCAGCTCGTACAGACTCTCTCAAACGCAAGCCTGGTGCAAAAAAGCCCCTTGGAGGCATTAGCGCCATCAGTGGTGCTAACGGGCCAAACGGCGCCATGCTCAATGAGACTCTAATTGCCAGCTTGCAGCAGAGCCTACAGATGGGGctgagaggagggaaaggaTGCGCCTCTCCCTCTTCACCCTCCCACAGTCCCAGCAGTGACTACGATGACCCTTGGGTGCTACGTCCAAGAAGTCAGAGTAGCATTAGTGCAGGTAGCTCTGCAGCATCGCTAGTAGCTAACGCAAACTGTGGTGGTGTGTCTAACGTATACTCGCTATGCCACGTGACACCTGCTCACAGTGACACCAGCAGTTTGCGTTCTGACTATGCTGATTCCTGGGGCTACTACATGGACTACCCTCGTACCCATGGAGACCAGAGGGCACAGACACCTCTGGCCCATGCCACAGATAATATGTCGGCCGGGCCTCACCCAGGAGAACTACAGAATGGAGGTGAGATTCACAGCAACAGCCGGGGCCCTGGAGCTCCAGGCCAGGAGGGAGGGTTGGCAGTGAAGCCCAAAACAGCCACCTCCTCCCCTGACAGGGTACACAGACTGACTTCTCCATCTAGCGGCTACTCCAGCCAGTCCAACACCCCCACAGCTGGAACCCCAGTGCCCTCACTCGTCAGGTCTATGTCTCCCTCCAGCAGCCGGCCTAAGCCCAAAGTACCCGAGAGGAAGTCCTCTCTCCTATCCTCTGTTTCCATGTCCTCCTCTTCCACTTCCCTTTCTTCCAACACCTCGGACTCACTTAAGAGTTCCGGGCCTCCTCCGCCACCACCTCCACCCCTGCCCCTTTCCTCATCCTCAGCTCCGAACACCCCTCTCGGCCCACCTCCACCCTTCCCTCCCCCTCTACCACCAAATTCGGGTTCCCCCACTCCTCTGCCAGCTCCCCCTGTTACTCCACAGGGTCCAACTCTGAGCCCGCCACCTCCTTGCTGCACCTCCCCAGaattccctcctcctccatcccctGAAACACTAATCCACCCTAGTCTGTCCTTCAATGGGAGCTTCAGTCCTCCCCCTCCGCCTCCCCCTCCTGTTCCCACCATGGggccccctccacctcctccaccgcCTGCTTTTATCCCACCTTCCTCCTTCCCATCTGCTGTGAAGGCAACGAAGGATGCTCCTAAACCCGCCGTTTCCAACAGCCCTACAAAGTCACCTAAGCCCCTCATCACCCCCTTTGCGCTGCAGAGTGTTCAGCTCCGCTCAGTCAAGCGGACAGAGAAGGAGATCGACAGCAAAACGGACAACACTACAGCTCAGGAAACAGGGATGGACCTCATCAAGGGTCTAAAGCCCCAGACCCTTGGGAAGTCTCACTCCCAGGAGCATCCTACTGGGTTAACCCAGTTCACCTTCTCTCCAGAGGAGGATTCACGTAATTCCTCACCATCACCTGTGTCGAAGCTCCTAGAAGACTTTTCATTAGACTGCAGTATCACAGACGACACACCAGATTGTGCTGTCTACAATGGAATACCTGAGGATGAGAGTTGCTTTCTTTTAAacgggaaagaaaaagaagcattgCCAAGTCCCTCACAGAGCTCCCAAAGCTCCCCTGTCAAACAGCCTCCAGCAATCTCCAAGAAACCTCTCTTCTTTGTCCCTCCATTTAACCCCCAACCAATAAAAGAACAGGTTCCATCTCCGCATGAAGATACAAACAGCCTGTCCAGAACAGAAGACCAAATAGATGCACCACAAAGACAAgtaacagaagaagagaaagagaggaaaagtgagcaacaggaggaggaggacaaggaaACTTTGGCAGAGAGCAGTGAAACATCCACAGAAATCCAGGATGAGTCCCAAATCACTGCATCAGCCAGCCAAGACACAAGTCTTGACCAAGAGCtgcgtacagatggagaggatcatgaagaggaagaagaggacgGAGATGGAACGAGTAGCACGACTGGATCCATCAGCTCCAGGGAGGACGACACAG GTGACGTGTTCGACTCCAGTACGGCTGAATCGTCTCCGGCCCCATCAGCCAACGGGGCCTCAGAGGAGAACATGGTGACCCCGACTCCCACACGGACCCGAACCACTGAGGACCTGTTTGCCGCCATTCACAG AGGGGGCGTGCAGTGGGTGGGTGAATCCCTTCTAGAGAG GTCCAAGCGTAAGGTCCTGGGTCGCAGGGAGTCTGAGGAGGAAAAGTCCCGGGGTGGAAGCCACTCGCAGTCTCCACCCGTCACCCCCACGAGCGTGTCTCCAAGCCCGGTGACCTCACTGCCCCGTCAGACAGGCTCCATCCAGCGCAACCTGCGGAAGTCCTCCACCAGCAGTGACACCTTCAAAGCCCTTCTTCTTAAGAAGGGCAGCCGCTCTGAGACCAGCTTCAGGATGTCTGCCACCGAGATGCTTCGCTCCACCGACCCACGCTCCCAGCGGACGCGCTCCGAGTCCTCACTAGACGCCCCCGCTGCTTCGGCCTCCTCACCGACGGCGCCACACAGCCCCTGTACCTCCCCCGGTCGCGGCAAGAGGGCAACAGATGAGTGGAGCCGCTACGAGGCCTTGGCTCTGTCCTCGCCgacttcatcatcatccttctCGATGAGCGGGAAGTACGGGCGGTCACGCACGCCGCCCTCTGCTGCCAGCAGCAAGTATAACGCACGCAGCCGAATCCTCAGCAGCCCAATGACAGTTATCTGTGAGCGTGAGGGCGAGCTGGCTGAGAGCGAGTACGGAGACACTGCAGAAAGCCCGACTCTCCCTGTGCTCCAGGACTCTAATGGCACTTTATCTGAAGAGAGCAGAAGTTAA
- the nhsl1b gene encoding NHS-like protein 1 isoform X6: protein MEAGMVFRRSCRIQGRLHNLQGEVRKLDPKKIQIPVSNLDEESKWTVHYTAPWHQQENVFLPGSRPPCVEDLHRQAKVNLKTALRECDKLRKDGFRSSQYYSQGPTFSDPLQSTSSLQDEEDDENDKKSTASSVEDDKSQLSMRPQTPQGGGEEREVLEVDGKVVWTKSAPLPTPEEKMRQTAKAVPTDIVAINVTGAVFDRQASIRRSLINTDTVSRRPKKVKRRKTISGLPDNFNQELAAKGRGGELRPHSMFIPGQYSTLGRVGSVNSTLRRSQTRDSGCQTEEVKIVPPSMRRIRAQRGQGIAAQMAGISASSSTGSISISSSDSSGILMLPHQFNGDPSRFHSLPRQGARVSLSADPIYSSTPIKSEEQTTPHRQIGKLQVDNTVVHMRNAPRTGTLPRPKSQEVRGTQSSEWGGGPACVVSPHAAYSTSLIPNATLSSSSEVITLNTSGQLSHSPVSAYPTVRPLSVASSTNTDPLISSPAAFTQSSTCPALATSTPTHTPHDSGLIAAAPASESGHSDSSAHSHRTLAPTPPSCLTEEQWIYDTPENVAVPHRTLTSSCSTPINQLYSSLELSSRTTTDSSSLYSQDNDGYYTSMHVDSGLRSRSHGSGHGAAAGRAARHSMYECREMANQEDSGSLYSDRSLSRSISLRKSKKPPLPPARTDSLKRKPGAKKPLGGISAISGANGPNGAMLNETLIASLQQSLQMGLRGGKGCASPSSPSHSPSSDYDDPWVLRPRSQSSISAGSSAASLVANANCGGVSNVYSLCHVTPAHSDTSSLRSDYADSWGYYMDYPRTHGDQRAQTPLAHATDNMSAGPHPGELQNGGEIHSNSRGPGAPGQEGGLAVKPKTATSSPDRVHRLTSPSSGYSSQSNTPTAGTPVPSLVRSMSPSSSRPKPKVPERKSSLLSSVSMSSSSTSLSSNTSDSLKSSGPPPPPPPPLPLSSSSAPNTPLGPPPPFPPPLPPNSGSPTPLPAPPVTPQGPTLSPPPPCCTSPEFPPPPSPETLIHPSLSFNGSFSPPPPPPPPVPTMGPPPPPPPPAFIPPSSFPSAVKATKDAPKPAVSNSPTKSPKPLITPFALQSVQLRSVKRTEKEIDSKTDNTTAQETGMDLIKGLKPQTLGKSHSQEHPTGLTQFTFSPEEDSRNSSPSPVSKLLEDFSLDCSITDDTPDCAVYNGIPEDESCFLLNGKEKEALPSPSQSSQSSPVKQPPAISKKPLFFVPPFNPQPIKEQVPSPHEDTNSLSRTEDQIDAPQRQVTEEEKERKSEQQEEEDKETLAESSETSTEIQDESQITASASQDTSLDQELRTDGEDHEEEEEDGDGTSSTTGSISSREDDTGDVFDSSTAESSPAPSANGASEENMVTPTPTRTRTTEDLFAAIHRGGVQWVGESLLERSKRKVLGRRESEEEKSRGGSHSQSPPVTPTSVSPSPVTSLPRQTGSIQRNLRKSSTSSDTFKALLLKKGSRSETSFRMSATEMLRSTDPRSQRTRSESSLDAPAASASSPTAPHSPCTSPGRGKRATDEWSRYEALALSSPTSSSSFSMSGKYGRSRTPPSAASSKYNARSRILSSPMTVICEREGELAESEYGDTAESPTLPVLQDSNGTLSEESRS from the exons cgGTGTCTAACCTGGATGAGGAGAGCAAGTGGACGGTTCACTACACAGCTCCGTGGCACCAACAGGAGAACGTCTTCTTACCAGGCAGCAGGCCGCCCTGCGTAGAAGACCTGCACCGCCAGGCCAAAGTCAACCTGAAGACCGCCCTGCGAG AATGTGACAAGTTGAGGAAAGATGGTTTTCGGAGCTCCCAGTACTACTCTCAGGGTCCCACTTTTTCTGACCCACTACAGTCCACCAGCAGCCtgcaggatgaggaggatgatgagaaTGATAAGAAG TCTACAGCTTCGTCAGTGGAGGATGACAAATCTCAGCTGTCCATGAGGCCCCAGACCCCGCAGGGAGGCGGCGAGGAAAGGGAGGTGTTAGAGGTTGACGGAAAGGTGGTATGGACCAAATCCGCACCCCTCCCCACCCCGGAGGAGAAGATGAGGCAGACGGCGAAAGCCGTGCCCACAGACATAGTTGCCATCAACGTCACAG GGGCAGTGTTTGACCGACAGGCGAGCATCCGGCGCTCCCTCATTAACACTGACACCGTGTCCCGCCGGCCCAAGAAGGTCAAACGCAGAAAGACTATATCAGGGCTGCCTGACAACTTCAACCAAGAGCTAG CAGCAAAAGGACGCGGCGGAGAGCTCCGGCCGCATTCCATGTTCATCCCAGGACAGTATTCCACTTTGGGCCGAGTTGGAAGTGTCAACTCAACGCTCCGACGTTCCCAGACGCGAGACTCGGGCTGCCAGACAGAAGAAGTGAAGATTGTACCCCCGTCTATGAGAAGAATTCGGGCTCAGAGAGGGCAGGGGATCGCTGCTCAGATGGCCGGCatctctgcttcctcctctaCAGGAAGCATATCCATCTCCAGCAGTGACAGCTCCGGGATCTTGATGCTGCCACATCAGTTTAACGGAGACCCTTCCCGTTTTCACAGTCTGCCCCGACAGGGTGCCAGGGTGTCCCTCAGTGCTGATCCCATCTACAGCAGCACCCCCATAAAGTCAGAGGAACAAACTACACCCCATAGGCAAATTGGAAAGCTTCAGGTTGACAACACAGTTGTGCACATGAGGAATGCCCCAAGGACAGGCACCCTGCCCAGGCCCAAGTCTCAGGAGGTGAGGGGGACGCAGTCCAGTGAGTGGGGTGGTGGTCCAGCTTGTGTGGTCTCCCCACATGCTGCCTATTCCACCTCACTCATCCCCAATGCCACCCTTTCTAGCTCATCTGAGGTCATCACCCTCAACACCTCCGGTCAGCTTTCCCACTCCCCAGTCTCAGCTTACCCCACAGTTCGACCACTAAGTGTAGCTTCCTCCACCAACACCGACCCCCTGATCTCCAGTCCTGCAGCATTCACCCAAAGCTCCACCTGTCCAGCCTTGGCCACATCCACCCCTACTCACACACCACACGATAGTGGTCTGATTGCAGCAGCACCTGCCAGTGAGTCAGGGCACTCGGACAGCAGCGCACACAGTCACAGGACCTTGGCCCCCACGCCACCATCCTGTCTGACAGAAGAGCAGTGGATCTACGACACACCAGAAAACGTGGCTGTCCCGCACCGCACTCTGACCTCCAGCTGTTCCACTCCTATCAACCAGCTGTACAGCAGTCTGGAGCTATCCTCCAGGACCACTACTGACTCCAGCTCCCTCTATTCCCAGGACAACGATGGATATTACACCTCCATGCATGTCGACTCAGGCCTGCGCTCACGCAGCCATGGCAGCGGGCACGGGGCAGCAGCTGGACGGGCGGCCAGACACAGCATGTACGAGTGCCGCGAGATGGCCAATCAGGAAGACTCTGGAAGCTTGTACAGTGACCGCTCTCTATCCCGCAGCATCTCCCTCCGCAAATCCAAGAAGCCCCCGCTGCCCCCAGCTCGTACAGACTCTCTCAAACGCAAGCCTGGTGCAAAAAAGCCCCTTGGAGGCATTAGCGCCATCAGTGGTGCTAACGGGCCAAACGGCGCCATGCTCAATGAGACTCTAATTGCCAGCTTGCAGCAGAGCCTACAGATGGGGctgagaggagggaaaggaTGCGCCTCTCCCTCTTCACCCTCCCACAGTCCCAGCAGTGACTACGATGACCCTTGGGTGCTACGTCCAAGAAGTCAGAGTAGCATTAGTGCAGGTAGCTCTGCAGCATCGCTAGTAGCTAACGCAAACTGTGGTGGTGTGTCTAACGTATACTCGCTATGCCACGTGACACCTGCTCACAGTGACACCAGCAGTTTGCGTTCTGACTATGCTGATTCCTGGGGCTACTACATGGACTACCCTCGTACCCATGGAGACCAGAGGGCACAGACACCTCTGGCCCATGCCACAGATAATATGTCGGCCGGGCCTCACCCAGGAGAACTACAGAATGGAGGTGAGATTCACAGCAACAGCCGGGGCCCTGGAGCTCCAGGCCAGGAGGGAGGGTTGGCAGTGAAGCCCAAAACAGCCACCTCCTCCCCTGACAGGGTACACAGACTGACTTCTCCATCTAGCGGCTACTCCAGCCAGTCCAACACCCCCACAGCTGGAACCCCAGTGCCCTCACTCGTCAGGTCTATGTCTCCCTCCAGCAGCCGGCCTAAGCCCAAAGTACCCGAGAGGAAGTCCTCTCTCCTATCCTCTGTTTCCATGTCCTCCTCTTCCACTTCCCTTTCTTCCAACACCTCGGACTCACTTAAGAGTTCCGGGCCTCCTCCGCCACCACCTCCACCCCTGCCCCTTTCCTCATCCTCAGCTCCGAACACCCCTCTCGGCCCACCTCCACCCTTCCCTCCCCCTCTACCACCAAATTCGGGTTCCCCCACTCCTCTGCCAGCTCCCCCTGTTACTCCACAGGGTCCAACTCTGAGCCCGCCACCTCCTTGCTGCACCTCCCCAGaattccctcctcctccatcccctGAAACACTAATCCACCCTAGTCTGTCCTTCAATGGGAGCTTCAGTCCTCCCCCTCCGCCTCCCCCTCCTGTTCCCACCATGGggccccctccacctcctccaccgcCTGCTTTTATCCCACCTTCCTCCTTCCCATCTGCTGTGAAGGCAACGAAGGATGCTCCTAAACCCGCCGTTTCCAACAGCCCTACAAAGTCACCTAAGCCCCTCATCACCCCCTTTGCGCTGCAGAGTGTTCAGCTCCGCTCAGTCAAGCGGACAGAGAAGGAGATCGACAGCAAAACGGACAACACTACAGCTCAGGAAACAGGGATGGACCTCATCAAGGGTCTAAAGCCCCAGACCCTTGGGAAGTCTCACTCCCAGGAGCATCCTACTGGGTTAACCCAGTTCACCTTCTCTCCAGAGGAGGATTCACGTAATTCCTCACCATCACCTGTGTCGAAGCTCCTAGAAGACTTTTCATTAGACTGCAGTATCACAGACGACACACCAGATTGTGCTGTCTACAATGGAATACCTGAGGATGAGAGTTGCTTTCTTTTAAacgggaaagaaaaagaagcattgCCAAGTCCCTCACAGAGCTCCCAAAGCTCCCCTGTCAAACAGCCTCCAGCAATCTCCAAGAAACCTCTCTTCTTTGTCCCTCCATTTAACCCCCAACCAATAAAAGAACAGGTTCCATCTCCGCATGAAGATACAAACAGCCTGTCCAGAACAGAAGACCAAATAGATGCACCACAAAGACAAgtaacagaagaagagaaagagaggaaaagtgagcaacaggaggaggaggacaaggaaACTTTGGCAGAGAGCAGTGAAACATCCACAGAAATCCAGGATGAGTCCCAAATCACTGCATCAGCCAGCCAAGACACAAGTCTTGACCAAGAGCtgcgtacagatggagaggatcatgaagaggaagaagaggacgGAGATGGAACGAGTAGCACGACTGGATCCATCAGCTCCAGGGAGGACGACACAG GTGACGTGTTCGACTCCAGTACGGCTGAATCGTCTCCGGCCCCATCAGCCAACGGGGCCTCAGAGGAGAACATGGTGACCCCGACTCCCACACGGACCCGAACCACTGAGGACCTGTTTGCCGCCATTCACAG AGGGGGCGTGCAGTGGGTGGGTGAATCCCTTCTAGAGAG GTCCAAGCGTAAGGTCCTGGGTCGCAGGGAGTCTGAGGAGGAAAAGTCCCGGGGTGGAAGCCACTCGCAGTCTCCACCCGTCACCCCCACGAGCGTGTCTCCAAGCCCGGTGACCTCACTGCCCCGTCAGACAGGCTCCATCCAGCGCAACCTGCGGAAGTCCTCCACCAGCAGTGACACCTTCAAAGCCCTTCTTCTTAAGAAGGGCAGCCGCTCTGAGACCAGCTTCAGGATGTCTGCCACCGAGATGCTTCGCTCCACCGACCCACGCTCCCAGCGGACGCGCTCCGAGTCCTCACTAGACGCCCCCGCTGCTTCGGCCTCCTCACCGACGGCGCCACACAGCCCCTGTACCTCCCCCGGTCGCGGCAAGAGGGCAACAGATGAGTGGAGCCGCTACGAGGCCTTGGCTCTGTCCTCGCCgacttcatcatcatccttctCGATGAGCGGGAAGTACGGGCGGTCACGCACGCCGCCCTCTGCTGCCAGCAGCAAGTATAACGCACGCAGCCGAATCCTCAGCAGCCCAATGACAGTTATCTGTGAGCGTGAGGGCGAGCTGGCTGAGAGCGAGTACGGAGACACTGCAGAAAGCCCGACTCTCCCTGTGCTCCAGGACTCTAATGGCACTTTATCTGAAGAGAGCAGAAGTTAA